In Carassius gibelio isolate Cgi1373 ecotype wild population from Czech Republic chromosome B4, carGib1.2-hapl.c, whole genome shotgun sequence, one DNA window encodes the following:
- the LOC127956198 gene encoding peroxisomal succinyl-coenzyme A thioesterase isoform X1: MLAPIRTVSTERGTCPLLTVQPNRAQVDEKFQIVVMNLLPNQKVTLHSLHQSEDKDFWEAFGHYISDENGTVTVAKDESLGGTYEGTEQMGLLWSMRPVPGSRPGLRLRKMNILTPIVIHISVYNGHLSQDFSQQTPLASSVIERWYVAPGVQRVNIRENGVRGTLFLPPGPGPYPGVLDLWGGGGGLVEYRSGLLASHGFASMALEYLAPEELRTADVDVSYFEKAYQILQNHPKVQRDRMGMLGLSFGSAVTLSMAAYSKVIKPQCCVCISGSHVFPVDKSLFEVFEEMKKYMGRIYMNKENQVIHRDIILPIPSDPALKVDVGRIKCPLLLVNAGDDQNWASVESAEDMEMMMEKAGNRHLLTVLTYPDAGHLIEPPYSPHFRASNFILQEMKEKIVMLWGGQTKPHAYAQEDSWEKILTFLRQHLYFSSNFAVKAKL, translated from the exons ATGTTGGCACCTATAAg GACTGTGAGCACCGAGAGGGGGACTTGTCCTCTGCTGACTGTTCAGCCCAATCGAGCACAGGTGGACGAGAAATTTCAGATTGTCGTAATGAATTTACTGCCAAATCAAAAGGTGACGCTACACTCTCTACATCAATCAGAGGACAAGGACTTCTGGGAGGCTTTCGGACACTACATCAGTGATGAAAACGGGACAGTGACAG TGGCCAAAGATGAAAGTTTGGGAGGCACCTATGAAGGCACAGAGCAGATGGGGTTGCTGTGGAGCATGAGGCCCGTGCCAGGAAGTCGACCTGGACTCAG GCTGCGTAAGATGAATATACTCACACCAATAGTAATTCACATCTCAGTATACAATGGGCATCTCTCTCAAGACTTCAGCCAGCAAACACCCTTGGCAAGCAGTGTCATTGAGCGCTGGTATGTTGCTCCAGGTGTGCAGAGGGTGAACATCAGGGAGAATGGAGTACGAGGAACTTTATTTCTTCCTCCAG GTCCTGGGCCGTACCCAGGAGTGCTGGACCTGTGGGGAGGAGGTGGTGGTTTGGTTGAGTATCGTTCTGGCTTGCTTGCATCTCATGGCTTTGCATCCATGGCCCTCGAGTACCTCGCTCCAGAAGAGCTGAGAACAGCTGATGTTGATGTGTCGTACTTTGAG AAAGCATACCAGATCCTGCAGAATCATCCGAAGGTACAGAGAGACCGTATGGGAATGCTTGGGCTGTCTTTTGGAAGTGCCGTCACACTCAGTATGGCAGCCTACTCCAAAGTCATCAAG CCCCAGTGCTGTGTGTGTATCAGCGGAAGTCATGTGTTTCCTGTTGATAAATCCCTCTTTGAAGTCTTTGAGGAAATGAAAAA gtaTATGGGTAGGATATATATGAATAAAGAGAACCAGGTAATACACAGAGACATTATCTTGCCAATTCCCTCAGACCCAGCTCTCAAAGTGGAT gttgggAGAATAAAGTGCCCTCTTCTGTTGGTGAACGCTGGTGACGATCAGAACTGGGCTTCTGTTGAATCTGCTGAAGAT ATGGAGATGATGATGGAGAAAGCAGGAAATCGACACCTGTTGACGGTCCTGACGTATCCTGACGCAGGTCATCTGATTGAACCTCCGTACTCGCCTCACTTCAGAGCGTCTAACTTCATCCTGCAGGAAATGAAGGAGAAGA TTGTCATGCTGTGGGGTGGACAGACGAAACCGCACGCATACGCTCAAGAGGACTCATGGGAGAAGATTTTAACATTTCTGCGCCAGCACCTCTACTTCAGTTCAAACTTTGCAGTTAAAGCCAAACTGTAG
- the LOC127956198 gene encoding acyl-coenzyme A thioesterase 1 isoform X2: MLAPIRTVSTERGTCPLLTVQPNRAQVDEKFQIVVMNLLPNQKVTLHSLHQSEDKDFWEAFGHYISDENGTVTVAKDESLGGTYEGTEQMGLLWSMRPVPGSRPGLRLRKMNILTPIVIHISVYNGHLSQDFSQQTPLASSVIERWYVAPGVQRVNIRENGVRGTLFLPPGPGPYPGVLDLWGGGGGLVEYRSGLLASHGFASMALEYLAPEELRTADVDVSYFEKAYQILQNHPKVQRDRMGMLGLSFGSAVTLSMAAYSKVIKPQCCVCISGSHVFPVDKSLFEVFEEMKKYMGRIYMNKENQVIHRDIILPIPSDPALKVDVGRIKCPLLLVNAGDDQNWASVESAEDMEMMMEKAGNRHLLTVLTYPDAGHLIEPFSVAFGFRGMTLMLGGEKKCLF; this comes from the exons ATGTTGGCACCTATAAg GACTGTGAGCACCGAGAGGGGGACTTGTCCTCTGCTGACTGTTCAGCCCAATCGAGCACAGGTGGACGAGAAATTTCAGATTGTCGTAATGAATTTACTGCCAAATCAAAAGGTGACGCTACACTCTCTACATCAATCAGAGGACAAGGACTTCTGGGAGGCTTTCGGACACTACATCAGTGATGAAAACGGGACAGTGACAG TGGCCAAAGATGAAAGTTTGGGAGGCACCTATGAAGGCACAGAGCAGATGGGGTTGCTGTGGAGCATGAGGCCCGTGCCAGGAAGTCGACCTGGACTCAG GCTGCGTAAGATGAATATACTCACACCAATAGTAATTCACATCTCAGTATACAATGGGCATCTCTCTCAAGACTTCAGCCAGCAAACACCCTTGGCAAGCAGTGTCATTGAGCGCTGGTATGTTGCTCCAGGTGTGCAGAGGGTGAACATCAGGGAGAATGGAGTACGAGGAACTTTATTTCTTCCTCCAG GTCCTGGGCCGTACCCAGGAGTGCTGGACCTGTGGGGAGGAGGTGGTGGTTTGGTTGAGTATCGTTCTGGCTTGCTTGCATCTCATGGCTTTGCATCCATGGCCCTCGAGTACCTCGCTCCAGAAGAGCTGAGAACAGCTGATGTTGATGTGTCGTACTTTGAG AAAGCATACCAGATCCTGCAGAATCATCCGAAGGTACAGAGAGACCGTATGGGAATGCTTGGGCTGTCTTTTGGAAGTGCCGTCACACTCAGTATGGCAGCCTACTCCAAAGTCATCAAG CCCCAGTGCTGTGTGTGTATCAGCGGAAGTCATGTGTTTCCTGTTGATAAATCCCTCTTTGAAGTCTTTGAGGAAATGAAAAA gtaTATGGGTAGGATATATATGAATAAAGAGAACCAGGTAATACACAGAGACATTATCTTGCCAATTCCCTCAGACCCAGCTCTCAAAGTGGAT gttgggAGAATAAAGTGCCCTCTTCTGTTGGTGAACGCTGGTGACGATCAGAACTGGGCTTCTGTTGAATCTGCTGAAGAT ATGGAGATGATGATGGAGAAAGCAGGAAATCGACACCTGTTGACGGTCCTGACGTATCCTGACGCAGGTCATCTGATTGAACCTTTTTCTGTTGCATTTGGCTTTCGTGGGATGACATTGATGCTTGGGGGAgagaaaaaatgtttgttttag